In a single window of the Flavobacterium sp. W4I14 genome:
- a CDS encoding threonine dehydratase (product_source=KO:K01754; cath_funfam=3.40.50.1100; cog=COG1171; ko=KO:K01754; pfam=PF00291,PF00585; superfamily=53686; tigrfam=TIGR02079), translating into MNTTTPNTLDFLSASQRLKGVVKRTPLEFNAGLSAHYNANIYLKREDLQIVRSYKLRGAYNKISSLPQDALINGVVCASAGNHAQGVAYSCKKLGIKGVIFMPEITPKQKVKQTYMFGGDNVEVILVGDTFDDCLKEALAYSAEKSATFIPPFDDEKVIEGQATVGVEIYEDLPDLDIIVMPVGGGGLASGVSAYMKTVKPEVKLVGVEPLGAPSMVTAMEYGGPFTLEEIDRFVDGAAVKRIGHITYEYCKELLDQMHLIPEGKICTTILKLYNEDAIVVEPAGALSVAALDQLKDQIAGKTVVCIVSGGNNDIERMQEIKEKSLLFEGLKHYFIVRFPQRPGALKLFVNEVLGPQDDITRFEFIKKTNKENGPALVGIELSNKNDYASLLQRMKDFKFEIIELNQDQTLFEYLV; encoded by the coding sequence ATGAATACTACAACACCGAATACATTAGATTTTTTATCTGCATCGCAAAGGTTAAAAGGGGTGGTAAAACGTACGCCTTTAGAGTTTAACGCCGGACTTTCTGCTCATTACAATGCCAATATTTATTTAAAAAGAGAAGACCTTCAAATTGTACGCTCATATAAATTGCGTGGTGCCTACAATAAAATTAGCTCCTTGCCACAAGATGCATTAATTAACGGTGTAGTTTGTGCTAGTGCGGGGAACCATGCACAAGGTGTGGCCTATTCATGTAAAAAGCTAGGCATTAAGGGGGTGATTTTTATGCCAGAGATTACACCGAAACAAAAGGTTAAACAAACTTACATGTTTGGTGGCGACAATGTTGAAGTGATTTTAGTGGGCGATACTTTTGACGATTGTTTAAAAGAAGCCCTGGCCTACAGTGCCGAAAAATCAGCCACTTTTATTCCACCTTTTGATGATGAAAAAGTAATTGAAGGCCAGGCAACGGTTGGTGTAGAAATTTACGAAGATCTACCTGATCTGGATATCATTGTAATGCCTGTAGGTGGTGGCGGTTTGGCATCAGGCGTGAGCGCTTACATGAAAACTGTTAAACCTGAAGTGAAATTAGTTGGCGTTGAACCACTTGGTGCACCATCAATGGTTACGGCGATGGAATATGGTGGTCCGTTTACCTTAGAAGAAATAGACCGCTTTGTGGATGGTGCTGCTGTAAAAAGAATTGGCCATATCACTTACGAATATTGTAAGGAACTGCTGGATCAGATGCATTTAATCCCTGAAGGAAAAATCTGCACAACCATATTAAAATTGTATAACGAAGATGCAATTGTAGTTGAGCCGGCAGGAGCACTCTCTGTGGCTGCATTAGATCAACTTAAAGACCAGATTGCAGGTAAAACGGTAGTTTGTATCGTAAGCGGTGGGAATAATGATATTGAGCGCATGCAGGAGATTAAAGAGAAATCTTTGCTTTTTGAAGGTTTGAAACATTATTTCATTGTACGTTTCCCACAAAGACCAGGTGCTTTAAAGTTATTTGTGAATGAGGTTTTAGGTCCACAGGATGATATTACCCGTTTCGAGTTTATTAAAAAAACGAACAAAGAAAATGGTCCTGCATTGGTTGGTATCGAACTTTCCAATAAAAACGATTATGCAAG
- a CDS encoding 2-isopropylmalate synthase (product_source=KO:K01649; cath_funfam=3.20.20.70; cog=COG0119; ko=KO:K01649; pfam=PF00682; superfamily=51569) produces MIHDPNKVYIFDTTLRDGEQVPGCQLDTNQKVEIAKSLELLGVDVIEAGFPVSSPGDFNSVIELSKAVTNPIICALTRANKNDIDVAADALRYAKRPRIHTGIGSSDFHIKHKFNSTREEILERAVEAVRYSKKFVEDVEFYAEDAGRADIEFLAKMVEAVIAAGATVVNIPDTNGYCLPDQYGSKILYLKENVKNIDKAIISVHCHNDLGLATANSIAGLQNGARQVECTINGIGERAGNTSMEEVVMILKTHRILGLNTQIDATRFYEMSHMVRNQMNMPVQPNKAIVGGNAFSHSSGIHQDGFLKNRENYEIIKPEDVGFPDATIVLTARSGRHALKHHLDRLGHKLEKDHLDIVYKQFLVLADSKQGINDYDLNQLVALHLA; encoded by the coding sequence ATGATTCACGACCCGAACAAAGTTTATATTTTCGACACGACATTGCGTGACGGTGAGCAGGTTCCAGGCTGCCAGTTAGATACAAACCAAAAAGTAGAAATCGCTAAATCACTTGAGCTTTTAGGTGTTGATGTGATTGAAGCAGGTTTCCCGGTATCTAGTCCAGGAGATTTTAACAGTGTAATTGAATTATCAAAAGCAGTTACCAACCCGATTATCTGCGCTTTAACCCGTGCAAATAAAAATGATATCGATGTTGCTGCAGATGCTTTACGTTATGCGAAAAGACCACGTATCCATACAGGGATTGGTTCATCCGATTTCCACATTAAACATAAATTTAACAGTACCCGCGAAGAAATTTTAGAACGTGCTGTTGAAGCCGTAAGGTATTCCAAAAAATTTGTGGAAGATGTTGAATTCTACGCAGAGGATGCCGGCCGTGCAGATATAGAGTTTTTGGCTAAAATGGTTGAAGCGGTAATTGCTGCCGGTGCAACTGTAGTGAATATTCCAGATACCAACGGTTATTGCTTACCAGATCAATACGGCTCGAAAATTCTTTACTTAAAGGAAAATGTAAAAAATATCGATAAAGCCATTATCTCTGTACACTGCCATAACGATTTAGGCTTGGCTACAGCGAATTCTATCGCAGGCTTACAAAATGGTGCCCGTCAGGTAGAATGTACCATTAACGGCATCGGAGAGCGTGCAGGCAATACATCTATGGAAGAAGTCGTCATGATTTTGAAAACGCACAGGATTTTAGGCTTAAACACCCAAATTGATGCTACCCGTTTCTATGAAATGAGCCATATGGTGCGGAACCAAATGAATATGCCAGTACAACCAAATAAAGCAATTGTTGGTGGGAACGCATTTTCGCATAGCTCAGGCATCCACCAGGATGGTTTCTTGAAAAACCGTGAAAATTACGAAATCATTAAGCCAGAAGATGTTGGTTTCCCTGATGCAACCATTGTATTGACTGCAAGAAGTGGACGCCATGCTTTAAAACACCATTTAGACCGTTTAGGCCATAAATTGGAAAAAGATCATTTAGATATTGTTTACAAACAATTTTTGGTTTTAGCCGATAGCAAACAAGGCATTAATGATTACGATTTAAACCAATTGGTTGCTTTGCATTTGGCCTAG
- a CDS encoding 3-isopropylmalate dehydrogenase (product_source=KO:K00052; cath_funfam=3.40.718.10; cog=COG0473; ko=KO:K00052; pfam=PF00180; smart=SM01329; superfamily=53659; tigrfam=TIGR00169), translating into MKKNILVIPGDGIGPEVTTWGKAALEKIAEIFGHEFTFEEALMGHAAIEVTGEPLPDETLEKARQSDAILFGAIGHAKYDNDPSLKVRPEQGLLKIRKELGLFANLRPILLFDELLQASSIKPEILRGTDILFFRELTGDVYFGEKMRSEDRNTASDLMIYHRYEVERIAHKAYQAAQQRNKRLCSVDKANVLESSRLWRETVQEIAKQYPDVETEHMFIDNAAMQLIKNPKKFDVVLTANLFGDILTDEASQIAGSMGMLASASVGESTGFFEPIHGSAHDIAGKDLANPLASILSAALMLEIGFGLKEEAKLLVDTIDQVLKEGFRTHDIADQNTNRFKVLGTAEMGKLVLKFLSQKLITS; encoded by the coding sequence ATGAAGAAGAACATTTTAGTAATACCTGGAGACGGTATTGGACCTGAGGTTACCACTTGGGGAAAAGCAGCATTAGAGAAAATTGCCGAAATTTTTGGCCATGAATTTACGTTCGAAGAAGCTTTAATGGGCCATGCGGCAATTGAAGTTACTGGCGAGCCTTTGCCAGATGAAACCTTAGAAAAAGCAAGACAAAGTGATGCTATCCTTTTTGGCGCAATTGGACATGCCAAATATGATAACGACCCAAGTTTAAAAGTTAGACCAGAGCAAGGTCTGTTAAAAATCCGTAAGGAACTGGGTTTATTCGCTAATCTCCGTCCCATATTACTATTTGATGAACTTCTTCAGGCATCGAGCATCAAACCGGAAATTTTAAGAGGAACCGATATTTTGTTCTTCCGCGAATTAACAGGTGATGTTTACTTTGGTGAAAAAATGCGCTCAGAGGACCGTAATACGGCTTCAGATTTAATGATTTACCACCGTTATGAAGTAGAACGCATTGCACATAAAGCTTACCAAGCTGCACAGCAACGTAATAAAAGATTATGTTCGGTAGATAAAGCCAATGTTTTAGAAAGCTCTCGCTTATGGCGCGAAACCGTTCAGGAAATTGCAAAACAATATCCTGATGTAGAAACAGAGCATATGTTTATCGATAATGCAGCCATGCAGTTAATCAAAAACCCTAAGAAATTCGATGTGGTTTTAACCGCCAATTTATTTGGAGATATTTTAACAGATGAGGCTTCACAGATTGCAGGTTCGATGGGTATGCTCGCTTCGGCATCTGTTGGCGAAAGCACAGGTTTCTTCGAGCCGATACACGGTTCTGCACACGATATTGCAGGTAAAGATTTAGCTAATCCATTGGCTTCTATCCTATCTGCAGCATTAATGTTAGAAATCGGCTTCGGACTAAAAGAAGAAGCCAAATTATTGGTTGACACCATCGACCAGGTATTGAAAGAAGGTTTTAGAACACATGACATTGCCGACCAAAATACAAACCGGTTTAAAGTTTTAGGCACAGCCGAAATGGGCAAATTGGTTCTTAAATTCTTATCACAAAAATTAATCACTTCCTAA
- a CDS encoding molybdate transport system ATP-binding protein (product_source=KO:K05776; cath_funfam=3.40.50.300; cog=COG1119; ko=KO:K05776; pfam=PF00005; smart=SM00382; superfamily=52540) produces the protein MLKPFVYIQNLNLSYRNKAVLKDLYWEVNVCQNWVLWGESGSGKTSLAKAIAGLIPSQGSIEINYDAQSKLPAEVLFVESWYQFKNLEGVANFYYQQRYTSLQANDTLTVHAELVAYGKEKGLHFDLVEPILEALGFATFASSQLIELSSGEHKKLQLVKALWLKPQLLIIDQPYTGLDKASRKNLNTLLDQATAEGVQLILICNDLEFPESIDSFAEIIDGQIATSFSREIGDLPPEIHKRKIPAFLKESPMYSSTDMVTMVDVNISYGEKQVLKNINWEVKAGEKWLLQGPNGSGKSTLLSLINGDHPQSYANELYLFGNRRGSGESIWDIKQHIGLISPEFHWYFDATSTVWKCVASGFYDTVGLFQQLPYSKRAQVDELIEYFGLTDNKNELLTALPLGKQRLVLLARTIIKNPELLILDEPCQGLDQQQTKHFNQLVDELCSNGMTLIYVGHFESQLPTCIEKRILLEKGEVKVVESLNTEILS, from the coding sequence ATGCTTAAACCATTTGTCTACATACAAAACCTAAACTTAAGTTACCGCAATAAAGCGGTGCTAAAGGATTTGTATTGGGAAGTAAATGTGTGCCAAAACTGGGTTTTATGGGGCGAAAGTGGCAGCGGAAAAACTTCTTTGGCTAAAGCTATTGCAGGTTTAATTCCTTCGCAGGGCAGTATTGAAATCAATTACGATGCCCAAAGTAAATTACCGGCCGAAGTTTTATTTGTAGAAAGCTGGTATCAGTTTAAAAACCTCGAAGGTGTTGCAAACTTTTATTATCAGCAACGTTACACCAGTTTACAGGCCAATGATACTTTAACAGTACATGCAGAGCTGGTAGCTTACGGCAAAGAAAAAGGACTTCATTTTGATCTGGTTGAACCCATTTTAGAAGCACTTGGCTTTGCTACTTTTGCCAGTTCACAGCTAATCGAATTATCAAGTGGCGAACATAAAAAACTGCAACTAGTTAAAGCCTTATGGTTAAAACCTCAATTGTTAATTATCGATCAGCCTTATACCGGTTTAGATAAAGCATCGCGCAAAAACCTGAATACACTTTTAGACCAGGCTACAGCAGAAGGTGTACAATTAATTTTAATCTGTAATGATTTAGAATTTCCAGAAAGCATCGATTCCTTTGCGGAGATTATAGACGGACAGATTGCAACCTCATTTTCAAGAGAAATTGGAGATCTTCCACCTGAAATACATAAAAGGAAAATCCCCGCTTTTTTAAAGGAGTCGCCAATGTATTCATCAACTGATATGGTAACGATGGTTGATGTCAACATCAGCTATGGCGAAAAACAGGTGCTAAAAAATATCAACTGGGAAGTTAAAGCTGGCGAAAAATGGTTGTTGCAAGGCCCTAATGGCTCAGGAAAATCTACTTTATTGAGTTTAATCAACGGCGATCACCCCCAATCTTACGCCAACGAGCTTTATTTGTTTGGCAACAGGCGTGGAAGTGGCGAAAGCATTTGGGATATTAAGCAGCATATTGGTTTAATATCGCCAGAGTTTCATTGGTACTTCGATGCCACTTCGACCGTTTGGAAATGTGTTGCTTCGGGCTTTTACGATACCGTGGGCTTGTTTCAGCAACTACCTTATAGCAAAAGAGCACAAGTTGATGAGCTGATTGAATATTTTGGATTAACCGATAACAAAAATGAATTATTAACCGCACTTCCACTCGGTAAACAGCGATTGGTATTATTAGCGCGAACGATTATAAAAAATCCGGAACTGTTAATTCTGGATGAACCTTGCCAGGGTTTAGACCAACAGCAAACAAAACATTTTAACCAATTGGTTGATGAATTGTGCAGCAACGGGATGACCTTAATTTACGTTGGCCATTTTGAATCGCAGTTGCCAACCTGCATAGAAAAAAGAATATTGTTAGAAAAAGGCGAGGTAAAAGTCGTCGAAAGTTTAAACACAGAAATATTAAGCTGA
- a CDS encoding 3-isopropylmalate/(R)-2-methylmalate dehydratase small subunit (product_source=KO:K01704; cath_funfam=3.20.19.10; cog=COG0066; ko=KO:K01704; pfam=PF00694; superfamily=52016; tigrfam=TIGR00171) — MKKFTKLTSAVVPLNIENIDTDQIIPARFLKATTREGFGENLFRDWRYENDNQPKADFVMNNPTYSGQVLVAGKNFGCGSSREHAAWAIQDAGFDAVISSFFADIFKGNALNNGLLPIQVSDEFLAQIFNAVDSNPKSALEVDLENQTVTIVETGAQESFEINPYKKSCLINGYDDIDFILNQKQLIEEFEQAK, encoded by the coding sequence ATGAAAAAATTCACAAAATTAACATCGGCAGTAGTGCCTTTAAATATAGAGAACATCGATACCGACCAGATTATCCCTGCGAGGTTTCTAAAAGCGACTACCCGCGAGGGTTTTGGCGAAAACTTGTTCCGCGATTGGCGTTATGAAAACGATAACCAGCCTAAAGCTGATTTCGTGATGAACAACCCAACCTATAGCGGTCAGGTTTTAGTAGCAGGAAAAAACTTTGGATGTGGCAGTAGCCGCGAGCACGCTGCATGGGCTATTCAAGATGCTGGTTTTGATGCAGTAATCAGCAGTTTCTTTGCCGATATCTTTAAAGGAAATGCCCTGAACAATGGTTTATTACCCATCCAGGTAAGTGATGAATTCCTGGCGCAGATTTTCAACGCGGTTGACAGCAATCCGAAATCGGCTCTAGAAGTTGATTTAGAAAATCAAACGGTTACCATTGTAGAAACTGGTGCTCAGGAATCATTTGAGATTAATCCTTACAAAAAATCGTGTTTGATAAACGGTTATGATGATATCGATTTCATCTTAAATCAAAAACAATTAATTGAAGAATTTGAACAGGCAAAATAA
- a CDS encoding heme-degrading monooxygenase HmoA (product_source=COG2329; cog=COG2329; pfam=PF03992; superfamily=54909): MILEVAILNVKAGLSADFEKAFSEAQKIISKMEGYISHQLQKCIAVENKYILLVNWKTLEAHTEGFRGSAAYQDWKKLLHHFYDPFPTVEHFEMVEGFKA; the protein is encoded by the coding sequence ATGATACTAGAAGTTGCCATATTAAATGTAAAAGCCGGATTATCGGCTGATTTTGAAAAAGCTTTTAGCGAAGCACAAAAAATCATTTCTAAAATGGAAGGTTACATTTCGCATCAGCTTCAAAAATGTATAGCGGTAGAAAATAAATATATCCTGCTGGTAAACTGGAAAACACTGGAGGCACATACCGAAGGTTTCAGAGGATCCGCAGCATACCAGGATTGGAAAAAGTTATTACATCACTTTTATGATCCTTTCCCAACAGTTGAACACTTTGAGATGGTAGAGGGTTTTAAGGCTTAA
- a CDS encoding 3-isopropylmalate/(R)-2-methylmalate dehydratase large subunit (product_source=KO:K01703; cath_funfam=3.30.499.10,3.40.1060.10; cog=COG0065; ko=KO:K01703; pfam=PF00330; superfamily=53732; tigrfam=TIGR00170), which produces MSKTLVEKIWDAHVVKSEEGFPDILYIDTHLIHEVTSPQAFDGLRKRGLPVFRPKQTVATADHNVPTLNQLLPIKEELSRYQVDMLTKNCAEFGVELYGLGHPFQGIVHVIGPELGITLPGKTMVCGDSHTSTHGAFGAIAFGIGTSQVEQVFATQCLLQSKPKTMKIEVNGELGKGVGAKDIILYIIAKISAAGGTGYFIEYAGSAIEALSMEARMTICNMSIEMGARGGLIAPDQTTFDYIKGREFAPAGEEWDKALAYWKTLYSDADAKFDSVLTFDATDIAPMITYGTNPGMGMGIQEHIPATGAQPEKEKLSYQKALDYMGFDDDSSLIGKPVDYVFIGSCTNSRIEDLREVADFVKDKRKADNVTVWIVPGSKQVEQQAKNEGLDKIFEAAGFQLREPGCSACLGMNEDKIPAGKYCVSTSNRNFEGRQGQNARTLLASPLTAASAAVTGKITDVRDFLEKA; this is translated from the coding sequence ATGTCAAAAACATTAGTAGAAAAAATTTGGGATGCTCACGTTGTAAAAAGTGAAGAAGGATTTCCTGATATTTTATACATTGATACACACTTAATACACGAGGTAACCTCTCCGCAGGCATTTGATGGTTTGCGCAAAAGAGGATTACCTGTTTTTCGCCCGAAGCAGACTGTAGCAACGGCCGACCATAACGTACCTACGTTAAATCAATTGTTGCCAATTAAAGAGGAGCTTTCGCGTTATCAGGTGGATATGTTAACCAAAAATTGTGCAGAATTCGGTGTAGAACTTTATGGTTTAGGGCATCCTTTTCAAGGCATTGTGCATGTTATCGGCCCTGAGTTGGGTATCACCTTACCTGGTAAAACAATGGTTTGCGGCGATAGCCATACCTCTACACATGGTGCTTTTGGTGCCATCGCATTTGGTATTGGTACTTCGCAGGTAGAGCAGGTTTTTGCAACGCAATGTTTATTGCAGTCGAAACCCAAAACCATGAAAATTGAGGTAAACGGCGAGCTTGGAAAAGGTGTTGGAGCGAAAGACATTATCTTATACATTATTGCCAAAATCTCTGCCGCAGGCGGTACTGGTTATTTTATAGAATATGCAGGTTCGGCAATCGAAGCTTTAAGTATGGAAGCCCGTATGACGATCTGTAACATGAGTATCGAAATGGGTGCACGTGGTGGATTAATTGCACCAGATCAAACCACTTTCGATTACATTAAAGGAAGAGAATTTGCTCCAGCCGGCGAAGAGTGGGATAAAGCTTTAGCTTATTGGAAAACATTATATAGTGATGCTGATGCGAAATTCGATAGTGTTTTAACTTTTGATGCCACAGATATCGCACCCATGATTACCTATGGTACAAACCCAGGAATGGGTATGGGTATTCAGGAACATATTCCGGCAACTGGTGCACAACCAGAAAAAGAGAAACTCTCATACCAGAAAGCCTTAGATTATATGGGCTTTGATGACGACTCTTCATTAATCGGGAAACCGGTTGATTATGTATTCATTGGAAGCTGTACCAACTCACGCATTGAAGATTTACGCGAAGTTGCCGATTTTGTTAAAGATAAACGCAAAGCCGATAATGTTACGGTTTGGATTGTTCCAGGTTCGAAACAAGTTGAGCAACAAGCTAAAAACGAAGGTTTGGATAAAATTTTCGAAGCTGCTGGTTTCCAATTACGCGAACCAGGTTGTAGTGCCTGCTTAGGAATGAACGAAGATAAAATCCCGGCAGGTAAATATTGTGTGTCTACATCAAACAGAAACTTTGAAGGTAGACAAGGACAAAATGCACGTACATTATTGGCCAGTCCACTTACAGCAGCATCAGCGGCTGTAACCGGAAAAATTACTGATGTAAGGGATTTTTTGGAGAAGGCTTAA
- a CDS encoding ketol-acid reductoisomerase (product_source=KO:K00053; cath_funfam=1.10.1040.10,3.40.50.720; cog=COG0059; ko=KO:K00053; pfam=PF01450,PF07991; superfamily=48179,51735; tigrfam=TIGR00465), translating to MANYFNTLPLREKLNQLGVCDFMDSSEFLDGVSALKGKKLVIVGCGAQGLNQGLNLRDSGLDVSYTLRKEAIEGKRDSWKNATENNFTVGTYEELIPNADVVINLTPDKQHTAVVNAIMPLMKEGATLLYSHGFNIVEEGMQIRKDLTVIMVAPKCPGSEVRAEYVRGFGVPTLIAVHPENDPQGKGLAQAKAYCAGTGGHRAGVLKSSFVAEVKSDLMGEQTILCGLLQTGSILSFDKMVEKGIDAGYASKLVQYGVEVITEALKQGGITAMMDRLSNVAKIKAFEISEELKDIMRPLFQKHQDDIMSGEFSRTMMEDWANGDKNLLKWRAETGETAFEKTPAGDVKIGEQEYFDNYTLMVAFVRAGVELAFETMVQAGIKPESAYYESLHETPLIANTIARKKLFEMNRVISDTAEYGCYLFDQACKPLLADFMKKVDTDLVGKNFNDGKDGAVDNRQLIDINEAIRSHQVEQIGATLRKAMTAMKAIKTA from the coding sequence ATGGCAAATTATTTTAACACATTACCTCTTAGAGAAAAATTAAACCAATTAGGTGTTTGCGACTTCATGGACAGTTCTGAATTTTTAGATGGCGTTAGCGCATTAAAAGGCAAAAAACTGGTAATTGTAGGTTGTGGCGCTCAAGGCTTAAACCAAGGTTTAAATTTAAGAGATAGTGGTTTAGATGTAAGCTACACTTTACGTAAGGAAGCAATTGAAGGCAAACGCGATTCGTGGAAAAATGCAACTGAAAACAATTTTACAGTTGGCACTTACGAAGAACTGATTCCAAATGCAGATGTAGTAATTAACCTTACTCCAGATAAACAACATACTGCTGTTGTAAATGCAATTATGCCGTTAATGAAAGAAGGAGCTACTTTGTTATATTCTCACGGTTTCAATATCGTTGAAGAGGGTATGCAGATCCGTAAAGATTTAACCGTTATTATGGTTGCGCCTAAATGCCCAGGTAGCGAGGTTAGAGCAGAATATGTTCGTGGTTTTGGTGTTCCTACCTTAATTGCAGTTCACCCTGAAAACGATCCTCAAGGTAAAGGATTGGCACAGGCAAAAGCATACTGCGCTGGTACAGGCGGTCACAGAGCCGGTGTATTAAAATCATCTTTCGTAGCGGAGGTAAAATCAGATTTAATGGGCGAGCAAACCATCCTTTGTGGTTTATTGCAAACAGGTTCTATCCTATCTTTCGATAAAATGGTAGAAAAAGGAATCGATGCAGGTTACGCTTCTAAATTGGTTCAATATGGTGTTGAGGTAATTACCGAAGCCTTAAAACAAGGTGGTATTACGGCCATGATGGACAGATTAAGCAATGTAGCTAAAATCAAAGCTTTCGAAATTTCGGAAGAATTGAAAGATATTATGCGCCCATTATTCCAAAAACACCAGGACGATATTATGAGTGGCGAATTTAGCCGTACCATGATGGAAGATTGGGCAAACGGAGATAAAAATTTATTAAAATGGAGAGCCGAAACAGGTGAAACTGCTTTCGAAAAAACGCCTGCTGGTGATGTTAAAATCGGTGAGCAAGAATATTTCGATAACTATACTTTAATGGTTGCTTTTGTTCGTGCTGGTGTTGAATTGGCCTTCGAAACCATGGTACAGGCAGGTATCAAACCAGAGTCGGCTTACTACGAATCGTTACACGAAACACCACTTATTGCCAACACCATTGCACGTAAGAAATTGTTCGAAATGAACCGTGTTATTTCTGATACTGCTGAATACGGTTGTTATTTGTTCGATCAGGCTTGTAAACCACTTTTAGCTGATTTCATGAAAAAAGTAGATACTGATTTAGTTGGTAAAAACTTCAATGACGGTAAAGATGGCGCTGTTGATAACAGACAATTAATCGATATCAACGAGGCTATCCGTTCTCACCAGGTAGAACAGATTGGAGCAACTTTGCGTAAAGCAATGACTGCAATGAAAGCGATTAAAACAGCATAG
- a CDS encoding hypothetical protein (product_source=Hypo-rule applied; cath_funfam=3.30.497.10; pfam=PF12867; superfamily=109854), whose protein sequence is MDEVFDFIINSRKAFIKLIDDLTIEELNKIPDGYNNNIIWNFGHIVVSTQTLCYVRTGILQDAVSVKFNEYYKKDTKPTYTVTEEEVAELKVIALESIEKIKEDYTNGKFSNITPFTTATYGVQMNSIEEILITTIGHDNVHQGYAWALKRQI, encoded by the coding sequence ATGGACGAGGTATTTGATTTTATAATAAACTCACGCAAGGCATTTATTAAGTTAATAGATGATTTAACCATCGAAGAATTAAATAAAATTCCCGATGGTTACAACAATAACATTATTTGGAATTTTGGCCACATTGTAGTGAGCACACAAACGCTTTGTTATGTTCGCACAGGTATATTGCAAGATGCTGTTTCGGTAAAATTTAACGAGTATTATAAAAAAGATACGAAGCCAACCTACACCGTAACAGAAGAAGAAGTAGCAGAATTGAAAGTTATAGCATTGGAAAGCATTGAAAAAATAAAGGAAGATTATACAAATGGAAAATTTTCAAACATCACTCCTTTTACGACAGCTACCTATGGCGTACAGATGAACAGCATTGAAGAAATTCTGATCACAACTATTGGTCATGATAATGTACACCAAGGTTATGCATGGGCACTGAAAAGACAGATATAA
- a CDS encoding catechol 2,3-dioxygenase-like lactoylglutathione lyase family enzyme (product_source=COG0346; cath_funfam=3.10.180.10; cog=COG0346; pfam=PF19581; superfamily=54593), with product MKCNKAIPILRIFDYDKAVEFYVNWLGFKIDWEHTFEENAPVYMQISLGGIELHLSEHHGDSSPGANVYVDCTGLKAFHKEIIDKKYKYNRPGLEKTFYGTWAVTVNDPFFNKITFNETLTEAEKQNDN from the coding sequence ATGAAATGCAACAAAGCCATACCGATTTTGAGAATTTTCGATTACGATAAAGCAGTAGAATTTTACGTAAACTGGTTGGGCTTTAAAATAGACTGGGAACACACGTTTGAAGAAAACGCCCCGGTTTATATGCAGATTTCATTAGGTGGCATCGAACTACATTTAAGTGAGCACCATGGAGATAGTTCTCCCGGTGCAAATGTATATGTAGACTGTACAGGATTGAAAGCGTTTCATAAAGAAATAATAGATAAAAAATATAAGTACAACAGGCCAGGTTTGGAGAAAACTTTTTACGGAACCTGGGCAGTAACAGTAAACGACCCGTTCTTTAACAAGATTACCTTTAACGAAACATTAACCGAAGCTGAAAAACAAAACGATAATTGA